The genomic DNA TTCCTGATCTTCCTGGCCATTTACCTGACAACTCTCCTGGGGAACACGCTCATAATGTTGGCCACCAGAATCAGCCCCGCCCTCCACACTCCAATGTACTATTTCCTCAGCAACCTGAGCTTCTTGGACATCTGCTACACGTCCACCACCATTCCGGTCATGCTGGTCAATTTCTTCAGGGAGAAGAAGACCATCTCCTATGAGGGCTGCCTCTCCCAGATCTTCTTCTTTGTGACATGTGCTGGAACTGAATGTGTCTTGTTGGctgccatggcctatgaccgctatgtggccatttgCCGCCCTCTTCAGTATCCAGTTCTCATGAGTGTGAAGGTCTGTGTCTGCTTGGTGACTGGCTCCTGGCTCTGTGGCCTGGTCAATTCTGTGACTCACACAACACTGACAGCCACACTCACCCTGTGTGGACCCAATCAGATCAGTCACTTTCTCTGTGACATCCCACTGCTCCTGAAGCTCTCCTGCTCAGACACCTCTGTCAATGAGTCTGTGCTCCACGTGGCCAGTGCCACCATCGGCCTGAGCCCCTGCCTGTTCACTGCAGGCTCCTATGTGCTCATCATCTCTGCCATCCTTAGGATTCCCTCTGCTCAGGGCAGGAAAAAGGCCTTCTCCACCTGTGCTTCCCACCTCACTGTGGTGGTGGTCTTTTACGGAACAGCCAACTTCAACTATGACAGACCCAGGGAAGGCTACTCCCTAGACATGGacatcttagtgtctgtgctttTCTGTGTTGTGACCCCCATGTTGAACCCAATCATCTATAGCCTGAGAAACAAGGAGGTCAAGGGTGCTCTGAGAAAACTAGCTGGAGGTTGTGCGTTCCCTGGTAATAGCAATGCTTAGAGGGTAACCCAGCAATCTGCTATTATAATGCATCATTGTCATTTACAAAGTTCATGCTCCAGagccacaaaaagaaaatcacagaaaacTCTGAACACTTCAGTCAGTTTATGGTTTTGTGTTTGGCTGAATTCATTCTTATCTACCCTAGGATGCTGGTGCCCCATGGGCCATGTGTTGGGCATGCTTCAACCAGTAGTCTTCAAATTGGGGCATATAATCACCTAGAGAAAAATTCTATGTGGGTGTCACAGCCCTACAggtggtgggacctgggagaatggggCCAATAAATGGGGAAGACTGAAGTCTAATGCAATACCTTTATTtggagcatcagacaatttatattctGAGGGTTAAAAAGAATCATGTAAGTAAAGTGGATGATCACAAAGACAAGCTACATGTGGCAAAAAACGTGTTTTTCCACAgaggcaaataaacaaaaacaatggccagctgtaatgaataatctgaagtaaattcactcctatctgctacacctgggaTGAGCACAAAAACACATTTCAAGAACAATTCCGTGTTTTGAAGGAAATGAGATCACAAGACACTTGTCTTGCTTCCTGGAGTTTTCTCACAGCACACAGAATTCTTAACCCATGACTCCATTCTTGGTCCGTATTCCAACAtcaccttttttattttctaaatgtagGCTGTGCAGGGTGGTTTTGATTTGAGATATTGTAAATAAATCAAATTATCATTTGACTATCTGTGAGCAAGCAAATTATAAACATACTAAATAACATTAGAACAGTTAAAGCATTATGTTAATACTCTGTTGCCAAGAACAGAGATCCAAACTGTGTCCAGCATTACTGGTCTCATCATCTGGATCAGAGAATAGCTTGAAAAGAGACCCATATCATCAGTAGTTCTGGTGTCTTATAATAAGCCCATATTTGTCTTTAACAGGAATACAAATGTTATGATGTACTATGAAAAATAGGAAATGACTTACATTCCAAGGAAAAATTAAATGCAGTACCTTTTCCAGAGAGTTAATGAGCCTATTATGGTCCCCAGGTCCAGTCAAACACAGAGTCATTAGTAACGATAGCAGGAGCTGGATCCATCCAGTCTACAAGCTGAAGCAAAGGAGGATGAGAAACATAAGGCCACTATGTTAGTTCAGAAGCACCCACTGAAGATACACAGGTCAAAACAGATAGCATTGCTAGAAAAATATTCCCAGGTGGCACAGGGCTCCATGTGCTTCATAGAATAATTTCTTCCTCGGTGCACTGGACCTTAACTTGGCTCCAGGTGGGGAAACTGACTTCTAATGATATGATTGATATCTCCTTTGGCCCTTCAGCGAGAGGTGTGCTACCTTTCTGATGACTTCGACTGTCTACTTCCCCTGTGCCATTGTCCTTGATGGCCTGGGGCCAGAGGAGCCAGAAAGGAATTCATGTTTCAGTGGAACCGTCTGCAATGACAGATGCATACCTCTTCCCAATTTTCTtctggagaaataaaaataaagcaagttaATGCATTAGCTTGCTTATTTCTTTCTGCAATAAAACCGGGGGGTGGAAGTTAGAATGTGCATAAGTATGAGTCTAAAGGCGGAAATAATCCTAGAACATAAGCAGAATCTGAAGCAATATTTAAGTGTTTACAAATTAACCATAAAATGTCTCCAAACAGCCAGTTCCACCCATTGAGCTGAGGAAAAGGAAGTATTAATAGATTCACGAATATCTGAACCATGAGTCCCTCCCATACCCTTAGATGGGCTATCAATTAGTTATTTTATTGAGCCTGTGGAGTGGGAGAAGGTTGGacaatttttattagttcaaataaggaacaagcttgcttcacatgtcaattcctcctcctccctcctctccccccaaccctcccccctaACCTCCcatctaccccccaccccatccaccctccactccccaagctgTGTAGGGCCCTcgaagggggctccccaaagtctgccacatcatcctgggctgggcctaggtcctcccccatgtgtccaggctgagacgtgggatgggctctcaaattcccttcttacaccagggaaaaaatactaatccactaccagaggcccccaagagtgcagaggcctcctcattgacatccatcttcaggggtctggatcagtcccgttctggcctcccagacagcagtctggggtcaatgtgctcccccttgttcaggccagctgattctgtgggtttcaccagcctggtacctacccctttgatcttcattcctccctctctgcaactaggtttcagagttcagatcagtgtatatctgtgggagtctgcctctgcttccatcagccactggatgagggctctaggatgacataaaaagtagtcattagtctcattataggggaggggcatttagggtatcctctccaccactgccaagattgtcagttcgtgtcatccttgtaggcctctgtaaatctccctagtgccagatctctccttgaccTATTATGGcttcctctgatatggtatctctcatcctgctctcctctattcttcccccaactcaacatttctgctcctccatttcctcctctcccttcctcttctcctcctctcattctggcagctccctctcccctaccctcatactctcaattagctcaggagatcctgtgctttcccattcctggggtccatgcatttttcccttagagtccttgtttcctagtttctttggtgaagaggattgtaggctagtaatcctttgctctatgtctaaaattcatatatgagtgagtacataccatgtttgtctttttgtgactgggttatctcactcaggatggtttcttctagttccatccatttgcctgggaatttcaagattccattgcttttttctgctgagtagtactccattgtataaattaccacattttctctatccattcttcagttaaggggcatccaggttgcttccaggttctggctattagaaacaatgctgctatgaacatggttgaacatatgtccttgttgtatgaacgttcattatttgggtatatacccaagagaggaattgctggatcttgaggtagactaattcccatttttctgagtaaccaccatactgatttccaaagtggtcttacaaggtTGGACAATTTTTGTAATCACAAAGCAGTTCATATGAAGAAATCCTGTATCTTACCAGCTGAATAATGATTTTCTATGCTTCCATAAAAATCtacaaatgaaatttgaaaatccaTAGAGTTCTGTAACACTTTTAAAACACTCCTAATATTAGTTAAGAGTAATACAGTACAGCAAGGATCAAACCCGTATACTTGTTGACATTGAGTCCTCTCCTGATTTACTAATTGAGCAAGATGAATGAGGTAAAAAGTTAA from Cricetulus griseus strain 17A/GY chromosome 1 unlocalized genomic scaffold, alternate assembly CriGri-PICRH-1.0 chr1_0, whole genome shotgun sequence includes the following:
- the LOC100772228 gene encoding olfactory receptor 5V1 isoform X2 yields the protein MSNQTHITEFIFLGFSNHSSLRGFFFLIFLAIYLTTLLGNTLIMLATRISPALHTPMYYFLSNLSFLDICYTSTTIPVMLVNFFREKKTISYEGCLSQIFFFVTCAGTECVLLAAMAYDRYVAICRPLQYPVLMSVKVCVCLVTGSWLCGLVNSVTHTTLTATLTLCGPNQISHFLCDIPLLLKLSCSDTSVNESVLHVASATIGLSPCLFTAGSYVLIISAILRIPSAQGRKKAFSTCASHLTVVVVFYGTANFNYDRPREGYSLDMDILVSVLFCVVTPMLNPIIYSLRNKEVKGALRKLAGVPSICLGI